TCGAAACGGGCGCTGCGCACCCGGCCTTCGCTGGCGATGAAGCCGGCGGCGTCCTCGCGCGCGGCCTGGACCAGCTTGTCGTCGCCGGAAGTGCTGCCCGAGGAGGCGGAGCTGCCGGCCGACGAGGCACCTGCGGAAGTGCCGGCGAAGCTGGAGGCCATTGCCGGGACGGCGGCGGCCAGCAGCAGGATGGGGGCGACGGCACGGAACGGATGCTTCATGGGGAATGTCCGGTAGCGATCAAGAACGCGTGAAGACTACCGTGCCATCCGCCCGCCGTGTACCCGCCCGCCTGCGTCTGCTCAGGCGTCGAACAGCTTGCCCGGGTTGAGGATGCCGTTCGGGTCGAAGACCTGCTTCACCCCGCGCATCAGCGCGATCTCCGCCTCGCTGCGGGTGCTGGCCAGGTACGGCTTCTTGACCAGGCCGATGCCGTGCTCGGCGGAGATGCTGCCGCCGTGCTTCACCAGCGCCTGCGCCAGCAGCCTGGTCACGTGCTCGCACTGGGTGACGAAGTCGGCATCGGAGCTGTCGTCGGGCTTGAGCACGTTGATGTGAAGGTTGCCGTCGCCGATGTGGCCGAACCAGACCACCTCGAAATGCGGATAAGCCTCGCCCAGCAGGGCCTGGGTCTCCTGCAGGAACGCCGGCATCGCCGAGATCCGCACCGAGACGTCGTTCTTGTAGGGTTTGTAGCGCGCGACCGCCTCGGTGATGCCCTCGCGCAGGCGCCAGATCTGCTGGGCCTGGGCCTCGGACTGGCTGATCACGCCATCGGCCACCCAGCCCTGCTCCATGCAGTGCTCGAACGCGGCCATGGCCGCGGCCTCGGTCGCCTCGTCGTTGCTGGCGAATTCGGTGACCACGTAGAACGGGTACTCGTCCTCCAGCGGCTTCTGCGCGCCATGGGCCAGCACGTGGCGCAGGGCGCGGTCGGTGAAGAACTCGAACGCCTCCAGGCGCAGGCGGCCACGGAACTCGTTGAACACTTCCATCAGTACTTCGAAGGACGGCAGCGCCAGCAGCATCACGTTGGTCGGCGGCGGCGGATCGGTCAGGCGCAGGATCGCCTCGACCACGATGCCGAGGGTGCCTTCCGAGCCGATCATCAGCTGGCGGAAGTCGTAGCCGCTGGAGTTCTTGACCAGCGCACGGTTGAGCTGCAGCACCTCGCCGCTGCCGGTGACCACGGTCAGGCCGGCGATCCATTCGCGGGTATTGCCGTAGCGGATCACGCGGATGCCGCCGGCATTGGTGGCGATGTTGCCGCCGATCGAGCAGGAGCCGCGCGCCGCGAAGTCCACCGGATAGACCAGGCCATGCTCGGTCGCGGCGTTGTGCACCGCTTCCAGCGGCATGCCGGCCTGCACGGTGAGGGTGCGGTCGACGCGGTTGAAGTCCAGCACCTTGTTCATCCGCTCCAGGCTCAGCACCAGCTCGCCATTGGCGGCCACGGCACCGCCGGACAGGCCGGTGCGGCCGCCGGAGGGCACGATCGCGACCTTGTGGCGGTTGGCCCAGCGCACGATGCCCTGGACCTCCTCCACCGTGCCCGGCAGGGCGATGGCCAGCGGCGCCGGGTTCCAGCGACGGGTCCAGTCGCGGCCGTAGTGTTCCAGGTCGCCGGCGTCGGTCTTCAGGCGCAGGTCGGGCACCGACGCGAGCAGGTCGGCAAGGCGGGGATCGGTCATGGGATCAGTGCTGCGAGGCGGTGCGGAGCCGGCAAGCGTGCCAGTCCCGGGCCGGTCGCGTCCAGCGTGGGTGCACGGCGCGACGCGCGATGGCAGGCTGCACGCCAAGCCCTTGTTTCACCGGCAACTTTCGCCGCTGAAACTGCCGCGTCCGGGGACACACGGTGTTGCGCCAGGACGATGCCGCACTGCGGAAAACAGGGTGCGCTTCTGGCATAGTTGGCGGCTCCCGTCACAGCTGATCCGGAAGCCGCGCGCATGTCGCCCAAGAAGACCTCCTTCCCGAAATCGGACATCCGCGTGCTGCTGCTGGAGGGCGTCAGCCAGACCGCGGTGGAGACCTTCCGCGCGGCCGGCTACAGCCAGATCGAGTTCTATGAGAAGTCGCTGCCGGAGGACGAGCTGAAGGCGCGCATCGCCGAGGCCCACATCGTCGGCATCCGCTCGCGCAGCTACCTGACCGCCGACGTGCTGGCCCACGCCAAGCGCCTGATCGCAGTGGGCTGCTTCTGCATCGGCACCAACCAGGTGGACCTGGAAGCGGCCGAGCTGGCCGGCATCCCGGTGTTCAACGCGCCCTACTCCAATACCCGCTCGGTGGCCGAGCTGGTGGTCGCGCAGGCGGTGATGCTGATGCGCGGCATCCCGCAGAAGAACGCGCAGTGCCACCGCGGCGGCTGGTCCAAGTCCGCCACCGGCAGCCACGAGGCGCGTGGCAAGACCCTGGGCATCATCGGCTATGGCCACATCGGCACCCAGGTCGGCGTGCTGGCCGAGGCGCTGGGCATGCACGTGGTCTTCCACGACATCGAGACCAAGCTGTCGCTGGGCAACGCCCGTGCCGCGCAGGGCCTGGAGGACCTGCTGAGGCAGTCCGACGTGGTCACCCTGCACGTGCCGGAAACCCCGGCGACGAAGAACATGTTCGGCGCCGCCCAGATCGCGGCGATGAAGCCGGGTGCGCACCTGATCAACGCCTCGCGCGGCACCGTGGTCGACATCGACGCGCTGGCCGCGGCGCTGGAATCGGGCCATGTCGGCGGCGCCGCGGTCGACGTGTTCCCGGTCGAGCCCAAGGGCAACAACGATCCCTTCGTCTCGCCGCTGACCCGCTTCGACAACGTGATCCTGACCCCGCACATCGGTGGCAGCACGCTTGAGGCGCAGGAGAACATCGGCGTCGAGGTGGCGGCCAAGCTGGTGCGCTACAGCGACAACGGCAGCACCCTGTCGGCGGTGAACTTCCCCGAGGTCACCCTGCCCGAGCACGAGGGCAGCCTGCGCCTGCTGCACATCCACCGCAACGTCCCCGGCGTGCTGTCCAAGGTCAACGAGATCTTCAGCCGCCACGCGGTCAACATCGACGGCCAGTTCCTGCGCACCGACCCCAAGGTCGGCTACGTGGTGATCGACGTGGCCGCCGACGAGGCCAAGGTGGGCCTGCTGCGCGAGGAGCTGGCGGCGATCCCGGGCACGCTGCGGACCCGCGTCCTCTACTGAGCCGCGCCGCTCCAGCGCACGATTCGACGGGCCGGCCCTGCCGGCCCGTCCTGTTTCCGCGCCCTGCAACCTGCTGGGGTCAGCGGTCCCGTTGCATGGCCAGCCAGCGCGAGGCCATGCGCTGCATCGATTCGTCGCAGCGGGGGTCGTCCACCAGCTCGTCGATCCGGCGCCAGGCCAGGGCGTGGGACTCCTCGCCCACGACGAAGCGCTCGTCCGCACCGGCGCGGACCACGTAGCGCACGTCGTGGTGCCAGTGCCCCGGGACATCGCCGCGCGCGGGGATCCAGTGCCGGTCCAGGTCGAAGATCCGGGCGTCCTCCAGGCGCAGGCCCGGCAGGCCGGTCTCCTCTTCTGCTTCCTTCAGCGCCACCCGGGCCAGGTCGCGGTCGCCGTCGGCATGGCCACCGGGCTGCAGCCAGCGGTCAAGCTTGCGGTGGTGGGTCAGCAGGGTGCGCTGGCCGTCGGCGCTGACCACCCAGGCCGAGCCGGTGAAGTGGCCTTCCAGCCGCGCGCGGATGAACGGGTCAGCCGGATCGCCCAGCAGCGCAAGGAAGTCGTCGGCCAATCCGGCCTGTCCGGGACAGCGCTGGCGGTACTCGGACAGCTGCGCGGCCAGGATTTCGGCAGGCTCCATCAGGGGTTGGGGCTTCATTCGGGAGGCGGCCGATTATGCACGGCGGCGGGCCGCGCCGCGGCGTGCATTGCCAAGCGCCCCGACCGTTTGGCAAGGTACGGCGCTCATGTGGCCTTCAGCTGGCCGCTCAATACCCGGCCCTCGCAGGCCACCAGGGGGACTCGCGCATGCTCAACCGCCTTCTAAGTACCAAGCCCATGGAACCGGCACCGCACGTCGATGCCGGCGAGCCGGTGGAAGGCTCGCTCCAGGGCGAGGCGACGCTGCGCCGCACCCTTACCGCGCGCCAGCTGGTCCTGCTTGGCGTGGGCGCGGTCATCGGCGCCGGCATCTTCGTCCTGACCGGACAGGCCGCGGCCAACCATGCCGGCCCGGCGATCATGCTCAGCTTCGTCCTGGCCGGCTTCGCCTGCGCCATGGCCGGCCTGTGCTACGCCGAGTTCGCCTCGATGATGCCGGTCTCCGGCAGTGCCTACTCCTACGCCTACGCCACCCTGGGCGAAGGCATCGCCTGGTTCATCGGCTGGTGCCTGGTGCTGGAGTACCTGTTCGCCTCGGCCACGGTCGCGGTGGGCTGGTCCGGCTACCTGACCAGCTTCCTGACCACCACGCTTGGCGTGCCCTTCCCCGCCGAGCTGGCCGCCGCGCCGCTGGCCTGGAACGGCACCGAATTCGTGGCCACGACCGGCATCATCAACCTGCCGGCGGTGCTGATCGTCGCCGCGGTCAGCGGCCTGTGCTACGTCGGCATCACCCAGTCGGCCTTCGCCAATGCCATCGTGGTGGCGATCAAGGTCACCGTGATCGCGGCCTTCCTGGGTTTCGGCATCCAGTACATCGATCCGGCCAACTGGACTCCGTTCATTCCCGAGAACACCGGCCCGGGCAAGTTCGGCATGGAGGGCGTGATCCGCGCGGCGACCATCGTGTTCTTCGCCTACATCGGCTTCGACGCGGTCTCCACCGCCGCCGGCGAGGCCAAGAACCCGCAGCGCGACATGCCGATCGGCATCCTTGGTTCGCTGGCGGTGTGCACCCTGGTCTACATCGCCGTTTGCGCGGTGCTGACCGGCATGACCCACTACTCGCTGCTGGACACCGCCAAGCCGGTGGCCACCGCGCTGCAGGAAGTGCTCAAGGCCGATCCCACCGCCAATGTCGGCTGGCTCAAGACAGCGGTCGAGATCGGCGCCATCGCCGGCCTGTCCTCGGTGATCCTGGTGATGCTGATGGCGCAGCCGCGCATCTTCTACTCGATGTCGCGCGACGGCCTGTTGCCGCGCCTGTTCGGCAAGGTCCACCCGCGCTACCAGACCCCGCACGTGGGCACGGTCATCGTCGGCGTGATCGCCTGCATGCTGGCCGGGTTCATGCCGCTGAGCGTGCTGGGCGAACTGGTCTCCATGGGCACCCTGCTGGCCTTCGCCACCGTCTGCCTGGGCGTGTTCGTGCTGCGCTACAAGCGTCCGGAACTGCCGCGTCCGTTCCGCGTGCCGTTCTTCTGGCTGATCTGCCCGCTGGGCTTCCTCGCCTGCCTGGGCCTGTTCTGGCAGTCGTTCGCCGAGCACTGGAAGGTGTTCGTCGGCTGGACCGTGCTGGGCCAGGTGATCTATTTCTGCTACGGCTACCGCCACAGCAAGCTCAACAAGCGCTGACCACAGGCGGACACATACCGTGAGCAAGACGACGCGCGATCCCAGCATCCTCCAGGCGCTGGCTCCCCTGCTGTTCCTGGTCGCCGCGCTGGTCTGCGCGGTCAACCTGTTCGACGACACCGCCTACGGTCCCAACCAGGTGGCGCTGATGCTGGCCAGCGGCGTGGCCGCGCTGGTCGGCCTGCGCAACGGCATCGCCTGGAAGGACATCCAGGACAGCCTGGTGCACGGAGTGTCCCTGGCGGTGGTGCCGATCTTCATCCTGCTGTCGGTCGGCGCCCTGATCGGCACCTGGATCCTCAGCGGCACCGTTCCCGCGCTGATCGTGTACGGGATGAAGCTGATGCACCCGGCGTACTTCTACCCGGCCACCTGCCTGATCTGCGGCATCGTCGCGCTGGCCATCGGCAGCTCGTGGACGGTGGCCGGCACCCTGGGCGTGGCCCTGATCGGCGTGGCCCAGGGCATGGACATGTCGCTGCCGATCACCGCCGGCGCGGTGATCTCCGGCGCCTACTTCGGCGACAAGATGTCGCCGGTTTCCGACACCACCATCATTGCCCCGGCCGCGGCCGGCGCCGACCTGTTCGCGCATATCCGCCACCTGACCTGGACCACCATCCCCAGCTTCGCGATCGCGCTGGTGCTGTTCACCGTCGTCGGCTTCTCCACCGCGGCGACCCCGGTGGCCGGGGCCAGCATCGGCGAGTTGCCGCAGCTGCTGCAGTCGCACTTCCACCTCGGCTGGCACCTGCTGATCCCGCTGGTGGTGGTGTTCGGCCTGGCGGTGGCGCGCTTCCCGGCCTATCCGACGATCATGGTCGGCGCGCTGCTGGGCGGCGTGTTCGCGATCGTGTTCCAGCCGGACCTTGCGGTGGCGCTGGCCGGCAACGAGGAACTGTCCCGGCCGGTGGCCATGTTCGCCGGCGCGTGGAAGGCCATGTTCGACGGCTACCAGGCCAGCACCGGCAACGCCGCGGCCGACGCACTGCTCACCCGCGGCGGCATGGCGAGCATGCTCAACACCGTATGGCTGATCGTCAGCGCGCTGGGCTTCGGCGCGGTGATGGAGCGCACCGGCCTGCTCGAGCGCCTGATCCGCAGCGTGCTGGTGGCCGCGCGCTCGGCCGGCTCGCTGGTCGCCACGACCATCGCCACCGCCCTTGGCATGAACATCGTTGCCGCCGACCAGTACATGTCGCTGGTGCTGCCAGGCCGGCTGTTCCAGTCCGAGTACCGCCGCCGCGGCCTGGCCCCGCAGAACCTGTCGCGGGCCCTGGAAGACGGCGCCACCATCACCTCGCCACTGGTGCCCTGGAACTCCTGCGGCGCGTACATGGCCGCCACCCTCGGCGTGGCGACGCTGGATTACCTGCCGTATGCGTTCTTCAACCTGGTCGGCCCGGTGATCGCGATCGCCATGGCCCTTGCCGGGTTCAGGATCCTGCGCCTGCCGGAAGCCGCGACGGCCGCCGGCCCGGTCGCCGAGGAACGCCCGGCCGCGACCTGAAGCCGCACCGGCCGGCGTGCCGCGCGCACGCGGGCCGGGACGCCGGCACGTTAGACTTCGCCCATGGACAACACCGAGCTTCCCTACGACCCGGCGCTGCTGCGCGAACGGGCCCAGTCCCTGATCTCCAACGTGCGCGAGCTGGCCCAGCTGGGCTGGACCCCGGCGACCAGCAGCAACTTCTCCGAGCGCCTGGACGCCGGGCACGCCGCGATCACCGTCTCCGGGCGCGACAAGGGCCGCCTGGTCGAGGACGACATCATGGTCGTGGACCTGGAAGGCCGCGCCGTCGGCCGCCAGCTGCGTCCCTCGGCCGAGACCCTGCTGCACACCCGCCTGTACCGCCGCTTCCCGGAAGTCGGCTGCGTGCTGCACACCCACTCCAGGGTCCAGACCGTGGCTTCGCGGCTCTACGCCCGCGAGGGCCATGTGCGCCTGGAGGGCTACGAGCTGCTCAAGGCCTTCGAGGGCAACAGCACCCACGAGACCGCGATCGAGGTCCCGGTGTTCGCCAACACCCAGGACATGACCGTGCTGTCGGCGCAGGTGGACGAGCTGCTGGACCGCCAGCCGATGTGGGGCTACCTGATCGACGGCCACGGCCTCTACGCCTGGGGTCGCACCATGGCCGACGCCCGCCGCCACCTGGAGGCGTTCGAGTTCCTGCTCGGCTGCGAGCTCGAGCTGCGCCGGCTCGGCGCCTGAGCCTCATTCCGGCGACGCGGGGGCTGGAAACCCCGCGTCATGAGCGATCCGGCATCCAGCTGGTAATCTTCACGGTCCACGCGGCATCCCGCGGCTTCAGCAACAGGTGACCCCATGAGCCGACTGCGCATCTTCGACGAGAACCGCCCCGAACAGCCGCTGTTCGAGAGCACCGACGGCAATGCCATCGCCGCCGAGCTGGCGCGCGTGGGCGTGACCTTCGAGCGCTGGCACGCGTCCAAGCCGATCACCCCCGGTGCCAGCCCGGAGGAAGTGATCGAGGCCTACCGCACCGACATCGACCGCCTGGTCGCCGCGCGCGGCTTCAAGACCGTGGACGTGGTCAGCATCGCCCCGGACAACCCGAACCGCGAGGAGATGCGCCGGAAGTTCCTCGACGAGCACTTCCACAAGGAAGACGAGGTGCGCTTCTTCGTCGCTGGCTCGGGCCTGTTCACCCTGCACCTGGACGACAAGGTCTACGAGGTCGAGTGCGTCAAGGACGACCTGATCGCGGTGCCGGATGGCACCCGCCACTGGTTCGACATGGGCGAGTCGCCGAGCTTCGTCGCCATCCGCTTCTTCACCGAACCGGATGGCTGGGTCGGCCACTTCACCGGCACCGACATCGCCCAGCGGTTCCCGCGCTACGAACCGCAGGTGCACTGAGTCCCGCCGGCACGCCCCACCGCCCCTCGCCATCGCGAGGGGCGCTCCGTTTCAAGGATCCCGAATGACCAGCGCCATCCTCACCGACATCGAAGGCACCACCAGCAGCATCTCGTTCGTGCGCGACGTGCTGTTCCCGTACGCGCGCCGCGCCCTGCCCGGTTTCGTCGCCGGACACGGCCAGGACCCGGAGGTGCGGCGCTGGCTGGACGCGGTGGCGGTGGAGATCGGTGGCGCCTGCCAGGACCAGCTGATCGTGGAGACGCTGCAGGGCTGGATCGACCAGGACCGCAAGCACTCCGCGCTGAAGGCGCTGCAGGGCATGGTCTGGGAGGCCGGCTACCGCAATGCCGACTTCACCGCGCCGATCTATCGCGACGCGGCCGAGGCGCTGCAGCGCTGGCACGACCTGGAGCTGCCGCTGTACGTGTACTCGTCGGGCTCGGTGCCTGCGCAGAAGCTGTTCTTCGGCCACAGCGACGCCGGCGACCTGACCGGCCTGTTCTCCGGCTGGTACGACACCGAGGTCGGCGGCAAGCGCGATCCGGCCAGCTACACCCGCATCGCCGGATCCATCGGCGTGGCCCCGCACTCGATCCTGTTCCTCTCCGACGTGGTCGAGGAGCTCGACGCGGCCCGCGCCGCCGGCCTGCACACGGTGCTGGTCGACCGCCCGGAGGACTACCCGCATCCGAGGCTGGAGGATGCGGCACATGGGCACACCCGCGTAACGGGCTTCCAGGAGATCGCGCTGCCGCGCTGAGGCGACGCCCCGGCGGCGAGCCACCGGCCCCAGCCTCTGCCGTTGCTCCGGCTGTTGCTGTTGCGTTTGCGTTTGCCTTTGCTGTTGCTCTTCCCCGCCCGTTATAGCGAGCCGAGCATCGGAGTGCCGGCGGGGCGTAGAGGCCCGCATGTCTGCAAACGCAACCGCAAAAGCGACGGCAACAGCCGGCGCGGCGGCCTCGCCATCAGCCCCGGCAACGGCGGGCGGCTGGCGCCGCCGTCCGCCGGCGCTGCGGATCAGGGCTGCGCGTCCTCCAGCGCATAGCTGGTCGCCGCCACCACCTCCCCCTGCCAGCGATCGAACGCCCGCACCTCGACCCGGTGCGTGCCAGCCTCCAGCCTGGTATCCAGCGCACCGCGCCACAGATGGCCCGACGCGGTGGCTTCCGGCGATCGGTCGTAGCCGCGCAGGCTCGGCGACAGGTCGTCGGCCACGTTCTCCACCAGCAGCCGCGGGTCCGCACGCTCGACCCTGCGCATCGGCTTCCACGGGCCACCGTCGATGCGGTACTCGACCCTGGTGTCCGCGTCGCCCATGAACACGTTGGCGAACACGCCCCAGGCCGGATACGCGCCGCGGCGGAGCACCTTCGGCGCGTGCAGGGCCATGGCCGTGGTGAACGCGGGATCGCTGCCGTCCGCGCGCGCCGGACGGTACGCCAACGCGTAGGTGCCATCGCGCTCCACGGTGAGCAGTGCGTGGCCGATCGGGGTCCCGTCGCTCATGGTCGCGTCCGGGATGCCGCGTGCATCCGGCACTCCGGACCAGAACGCGCCGCAGATCGCGCCGACGTTGTACTCGTGCAGCGGCGTGGTGCCATGCCAGCCGTCGGCGGCGCCGTGCCAGTAGTGCTGCTGGTTGTGGCTGTGGCCGCTGAGCACAAGCACGCGCGGATGGTCCTTGAGCAGGGCGAACAGGCGCTCGCGGTCGGCGGCGCGGAAGGCCCCGCGGCCACGGTCGAACAGCGGGATATGCAGGCCCAGCACCAGCAACCGGTCGCGTGGCAGCTGGGCGACATAGCGCTCGATGAAGCGGAACTGGTCCTCGCGCAGGCCGCCCATGTAGCCGGCTCC
This genomic interval from Pseudoxanthomonas suwonensis 11-1 contains the following:
- a CDS encoding DUF2388 domain-containing protein: MKHPFRAVAPILLLAAAVPAMASSFAGTSAGASSAGSSASSGSTSGDDKLVQAAREDAAGFIASEGRVRSARFEAALRVLRERDAAARQASDLELARKILAAG
- the nhaC gene encoding Na+/H+ antiporter NhaC, which translates into the protein MSKTTRDPSILQALAPLLFLVAALVCAVNLFDDTAYGPNQVALMLASGVAALVGLRNGIAWKDIQDSLVHGVSLAVVPIFILLSVGALIGTWILSGTVPALIVYGMKLMHPAYFYPATCLICGIVALAIGSSWTVAGTLGVALIGVAQGMDMSLPITAGAVISGAYFGDKMSPVSDTTIIAPAAAGADLFAHIRHLTWTTIPSFAIALVLFTVVGFSTAATPVAGASIGELPQLLQSHFHLGWHLLIPLVVVFGLAVARFPAYPTIMVGALLGGVFAIVFQPDLAVALAGNEELSRPVAMFAGAWKAMFDGYQASTGNAAADALLTRGGMASMLNTVWLIVSALGFGAVMERTGLLERLIRSVLVAARSAGSLVATTIATALGMNIVAADQYMSLVLPGRLFQSEYRRRGLAPQNLSRALEDGATITSPLVPWNSCGAYMAATLGVATLDYLPYAFFNLVGPVIAIAMALAGFRILRLPEAATAAGPVAEERPAAT
- a CDS encoding 1,2-dihydroxy-3-keto-5-methylthiopentene dioxygenase, whose translation is MSRLRIFDENRPEQPLFESTDGNAIAAELARVGVTFERWHASKPITPGASPEEVIEAYRTDIDRLVAARGFKTVDVVSIAPDNPNREEMRRKFLDEHFHKEDEVRFFVAGSGLFTLHLDDKVYEVECVKDDLIAVPDGTRHWFDMGESPSFVAIRFFTEPDGWVGHFTGTDIAQRFPRYEPQVH
- a CDS encoding calcineurin-like phosphoesterase C-terminal domain-containing protein, translating into MSRCSAAWLLACITALACASVQAQATVEVTGVVYQEQDGRPGRGSGEPGLAGVLVSDGEQLVRTDEAGRYRLRAPAGSAVFVVKPVGHRFIPGADGLPAFWARVPGKGRRFAADFALSPGTGADGRFEALVFTDTQVKNERDIEHYRRAVVEPLGRPGAALGVTLGDLVDDRTDLYPALNAVTTQLGVPWFHVPGNHDLDEGATSDAGSLRAWSRTFGPDTYAVEEGAAAFVLLDDVVVTPGEGAGYMGGLREDQFRFIERYVAQLPRDRLLVLGLHIPLFDRGRGAFRAADRERLFALLKDHPRVLVLSGHSHNQQHYWHGAADGWHGTTPLHEYNVGAICGAFWSGVPDARGIPDATMSDGTPIGHALLTVERDGTYALAYRPARADGSDPAFTTAMALHAPKVLRRGAYPAWGVFANVFMGDADTRVEYRIDGGPWKPMRRVERADPRLLVENVADDLSPSLRGYDRSPEATASGHLWRGALDTRLEAGTHRVEVRAFDRWQGEVVAATSYALEDAQP
- the serA gene encoding phosphoglycerate dehydrogenase; amino-acid sequence: MSPKKTSFPKSDIRVLLLEGVSQTAVETFRAAGYSQIEFYEKSLPEDELKARIAEAHIVGIRSRSYLTADVLAHAKRLIAVGCFCIGTNQVDLEAAELAGIPVFNAPYSNTRSVAELVVAQAVMLMRGIPQKNAQCHRGGWSKSATGSHEARGKTLGIIGYGHIGTQVGVLAEALGMHVVFHDIETKLSLGNARAAQGLEDLLRQSDVVTLHVPETPATKNMFGAAQIAAMKPGAHLINASRGTVVDIDALAAALESGHVGGAAVDVFPVEPKGNNDPFVSPLTRFDNVILTPHIGGSTLEAQENIGVEVAAKLVRYSDNGSTLSAVNFPEVTLPEHEGSLRLLHIHRNVPGVLSKVNEIFSRHAVNIDGQFLRTDPKVGYVVIDVAADEAKVGLLREELAAIPGTLRTRVLY
- the mtnC gene encoding acireductone synthase, with the translated sequence MTSAILTDIEGTTSSISFVRDVLFPYARRALPGFVAGHGQDPEVRRWLDAVAVEIGGACQDQLIVETLQGWIDQDRKHSALKALQGMVWEAGYRNADFTAPIYRDAAEALQRWHDLELPLYVYSSGSVPAQKLFFGHSDAGDLTGLFSGWYDTEVGGKRDPASYTRIAGSIGVAPHSILFLSDVVEELDAARAAGLHTVLVDRPEDYPHPRLEDAAHGHTRVTGFQEIALPR
- a CDS encoding amino acid permease, translated to MLNRLLSTKPMEPAPHVDAGEPVEGSLQGEATLRRTLTARQLVLLGVGAVIGAGIFVLTGQAAANHAGPAIMLSFVLAGFACAMAGLCYAEFASMMPVSGSAYSYAYATLGEGIAWFIGWCLVLEYLFASATVAVGWSGYLTSFLTTTLGVPFPAELAAAPLAWNGTEFVATTGIINLPAVLIVAAVSGLCYVGITQSAFANAIVVAIKVTVIAAFLGFGIQYIDPANWTPFIPENTGPGKFGMEGVIRAATIVFFAYIGFDAVSTAAGEAKNPQRDMPIGILGSLAVCTLVYIAVCAVLTGMTHYSLLDTAKPVATALQEVLKADPTANVGWLKTAVEIGAIAGLSSVILVMLMAQPRIFYSMSRDGLLPRLFGKVHPRYQTPHVGTVIVGVIACMLAGFMPLSVLGELVSMGTLLAFATVCLGVFVLRYKRPELPRPFRVPFFWLICPLGFLACLGLFWQSFAEHWKVFVGWTVLGQVIYFCYGYRHSKLNKR
- a CDS encoding FAD-binding oxidoreductase, producing MTDPRLADLLASVPDLRLKTDAGDLEHYGRDWTRRWNPAPLAIALPGTVEEVQGIVRWANRHKVAIVPSGGRTGLSGGAVAANGELVLSLERMNKVLDFNRVDRTLTVQAGMPLEAVHNAATEHGLVYPVDFAARGSCSIGGNIATNAGGIRVIRYGNTREWIAGLTVVTGSGEVLQLNRALVKNSSGYDFRQLMIGSEGTLGIVVEAILRLTDPPPPTNVMLLALPSFEVLMEVFNEFRGRLRLEAFEFFTDRALRHVLAHGAQKPLEDEYPFYVVTEFASNDEATEAAAMAAFEHCMEQGWVADGVISQSEAQAQQIWRLREGITEAVARYKPYKNDVSVRISAMPAFLQETQALLGEAYPHFEVVWFGHIGDGNLHINVLKPDDSSDADFVTQCEHVTRLLAQALVKHGGSISAEHGIGLVKKPYLASTRSEAEIALMRGVKQVFDPNGILNPGKLFDA
- a CDS encoding NUDIX hydrolase; translated protein: MEPAEILAAQLSEYRQRCPGQAGLADDFLALLGDPADPFIRARLEGHFTGSAWVVSADGQRTLLTHHRKLDRWLQPGGHADGDRDLARVALKEAEEETGLPGLRLEDARIFDLDRHWIPARGDVPGHWHHDVRYVVRAGADERFVVGEESHALAWRRIDELVDDPRCDESMQRMASRWLAMQRDR
- a CDS encoding methylthioribulose 1-phosphate dehydratase, with the translated sequence MDNTELPYDPALLRERAQSLISNVRELAQLGWTPATSSNFSERLDAGHAAITVSGRDKGRLVEDDIMVVDLEGRAVGRQLRPSAETLLHTRLYRRFPEVGCVLHTHSRVQTVASRLYAREGHVRLEGYELLKAFEGNSTHETAIEVPVFANTQDMTVLSAQVDELLDRQPMWGYLIDGHGLYAWGRTMADARRHLEAFEFLLGCELELRRLGA